The genomic region CGGCCCCGCCCCGGTGCTCCGGTGCGCCGCGTGGCGAAGTTGTCCCCGGCCGGCGGGGCGGCTGTAGAACTTGGCGGGTGAACCCGAGGGGGCGGCCCCTCGAGACCGACCCGCTCAAGGAGGCGCGCCGATGGCCGACAATCCGTTCCAGACGTATTCGCAGAGCGTCACCGCCCCGGCGGTCGATGCCTTTCCGATCACCCCGAACGACACCACGGACCTGACCCAGGCGGTGCGGGCGATCTACGTGGGCAACGGGGGCGACGTGAACCTCATCACCGCGAGCGGCTCGACGGTGACCTTCCCGGCGGTGGGCGGCAGCATGGTGCTTCCGGTGGCGACGACGCGCGTGCGCGCGACCGGCACGACGGCCAGCGGGATCGTCGGCCTGGTCTGACCCGGGTCCGGCCCGTGTCCGGCCGGCGGGACCGACTGGCGGGCCGGACTGGCCGGCCTGACGGCAGGGCCTGACTGGCGGCTCCGCCCCGTTCGCGGCGGCGGGCACCCGGGAGGCGGTGGCCGGGACCGCCTCGCGGTTTCACGGCTTCCCCGCCCCCGCTCCCCTCCGAGTTGCCGGCGTCCGCAAGGTCTTCACCCCGGCGACGCGCTCCCCTTCCCCTTCCCCTGCCCCTCTTCTTCGGCACCCCTTGCGCGGCGCTCACGCAATCCGGGGCGGGAGCCTGATCGTCGGAGCCGCCGTCGCGCCCCCTGAAAGGCAGTGTCCGGGACCCGGTGCAAGGGGCCGGAGGCCGGCGAAGCCGCTTGCCCTTGCGCCGGGTCCCGGACGCTGCCAGGGGGCAAGCGCGACGGCGGTTCCGGCGGTCAGGCGGGACCTGATCGCTGGTGGGTCCCGAGCCCGCCGGAGGCTCCGGCGGTTCCGAGGAGGGTCGGCGGAACGTGCGCCCCCGCCCCTCGTGCCGTCGTCGCCCTCCTTCCCCCGGGCTTTCGCGGCGTCGGCCGGCGCCTGCCGAATTGCCCGTGGACGACGCCTTCCCGCGCCTCAACCTTTGCGGGGCGAGGGGCTATTCTGGCCGGCCTCGGCTCGCGTCGCTGCGATGATGGAGTAAGTGTTGGCAATCGTGCAGCTCGACCTGTTTCCGACCGACGTGAGGCTGCGCTGCATCGACCCGACGCACAACAAGCGGCGGTTCTACAGCCTGTCGATCCAGCCGACGCTGTTCGGGGAGTGGGCGCTGGTGCGCGAGTGGGGCCGGCTGGGGTCGGCGGGGCGCGTGCGGACCGACCGCTACGCCTCGGCGGGTCAGGCGATCGACGCGCTGTGCGCGCTCACGCGTGCCAAGCAGCGCCGCGGCTACAGCGCGTAGATTCCGCTCATCCCGCCTCTTATCCCCGCGCCATCGACGCTGCGGGGCCGCCGCGGCGGGTTGTCAGCTGACAACCCGGGGGTCGGGAGCGGCGGGGAGCGGTCGGGCGCGGCTCACGCGGATGTGCCTTTCGCCTCGATTGACCCTCCGGCGGTGACATGCGGAGATCGCCGCTTCCGACCCTTGCCGCCGGCGCCCGTCGCGCATCCCGAGGGCGCAGCGCAGGCACGGACATCCGCATGACGCTCCCTCGGCATGACGCCCCCTCGCACGATGCCTCCTTGCACGATGCCTCCTTGCACGATGCCAAGCCGCCCCGCCGCTCCGCTTTCCCGATGCACGCCGTCGATGCCCGTCCCGTCCCCCTGCCCCGTCTCATGCCCCGCCCCGGTCCCTTTCAGGGCCGCCCGGCCCATGTCGGCCGGCCCTGCCGGCGGCGCCGTCCGTCATGACCGGTAAGCTCGCGTCCGTCGCCGTCCTCGTGCTGGCCGAGGTGCTGGCGATCACC from Acuticoccus sediminis harbors:
- a CDS encoding spike base protein, RCAP_Rcc01079 family: MADNPFQTYSQSVTAPAVDAFPITPNDTTDLTQAVRAIYVGNGGDVNLITASGSTVTFPAVGGSMVLPVATTRVRATGTTASGIVGLV
- a CDS encoding WGR domain-containing protein; the protein is MQLDLFPTDVRLRCIDPTHNKRRFYSLSIQPTLFGEWALVREWGRLGSAGRVRTDRYASAGQAIDALCALTRAKQRRGYSA